The Pseudomonadota bacterium DNA segment AAAAAAGATGGTCATTCTGACCGGACCGCGGCAGGTCGGTAAAACCTGGCTGGCAAAAGAATTTATGCGTGAATTCCGCAACCCCCAGTATCTGAATTATGATAGCATCGAAGACGCCCGCATCATTCTCAACCAGACATGGTCTCTCAACGCAGACATCCTTATCCTTGACGAGATACACAAGATGAAGGACTGGAAAAGGTTCGTCAAAGGGGTCTATGACACCCGGCCAAAAGGACAGGCGATTCTGCTTACGGGGAGCGCACGGCTCGATACATTCCGGCAAACCGGTGAATCTCTCGCCGGCCGTTATTTTCCATACCGCCTGCATCCCATATCTGTCAGAGAACTGAAGGGCACCCTTCCCCCCGGAGAAGCGCTGAACCTTCTGAACCTGCTGGGCGGTTTTCCCGAACCATTCCTTTCAGGGTCTGAAACAGAGGCGGCACGCTGGCGCAATCAGTATTATACCGACCTGATAAGGGAAGATATCCTTGAATTCAGCAGAATTCAGGAAATTAAGGCTATCCGGCTTCTCGTCGAACTGTTACGAAAACGTGTCGGTTCCCCCCTCTCCTACACATCTATAGCGGAAGATCTGCAGATTGCGCCCAATACG contains these protein-coding regions:
- a CDS encoding ATP-binding protein — encoded protein: MDRYLYTAIKKDLLKKMVILTGPRQVGKTWLAKEFMREFRNPQYLNYDSIEDARIILNQTWSLNADILILDEIHKMKDWKRFVKGVYDTRPKGQAILLTGSARLDTFRQTGESLAGRYFPYRLHPISVRELKGTLPPGEALNLLNLLGGFPEPFLSGSETEAARWRNQYYTDLIREDILEFSRIQEIKAIRLLVELLRKRVGSPLSYTSIAEDLQIAPNTVRKYIDILESLCIIFLVRPYHANIARAILKEPKVYFFDSGYVLENEGIKLENTCAVCLLKHVQYLQDTTGEDISLRYVRTRNGQELDFALCREDRITTLIEVKLKDNKPSPGLLYFHERIPDTDAFQLVQNLRQEETVKGVSVTSAGAWLAGLEA